The Pigmentiphaga aceris DNA segment GGTTCACCGCTTTGAATGGCGGGATACAGAGAGGCGGTCAGACAGACGCAGGCGACTGCAACCAGACCCGCCAGCCAAGCCTCGGCATTACGCGCATTGGCGGGTAATACCGCCGCGCACAGGCTGCCCAGGAACGGCAGCATGACTATCAAGAGTAGTGTCATGCATCCCCTCCTGTCAGCATGGCCCCTATGGCCGAGACAAAGGCTATATAAACAGCCGGATAGGTGGCTAGGCGAGCGGCCACCTGAGCGCCGCTCATCGACCTCGAGCGTTGAACTTCATCGATCATCAGACCCCGCAAAGCAGTTCGGCTGTGCCGAGATTGGATTTTTATTTTAATTTTATAGGGTCAACGCGCCTGATCGACGCAGATTGCAGATTTTTTTGCACAAATCGCGCCAATTACGCGGCGATTCGTGCTTTTTTCAGGCCTCAGTCGCAGGAAACAGTACGTCGGTGAACCCAAAACGGCTGAAATCGGTGATACGCATTGTGTACAGCGTGCCAACCAAGTGGTCGTATTCGTGCTGCACAACGCGGGCATGGAAGCCGGTTGCTTCACGATCGATGATGTTGCCGTCGGCATCCAGGCCCTGATAACGGATGTGCCGATAACGGGGCACCACCCCACGCAGACCTGGAATCGACAGGCAGCCTTCCCAACCGTCTTCGATCTCGTCCGACAAGGGAGTGATCACGGGGTTGATCAGCACCGTCCGCGGAACCGGCGCGGCATCTGGGTTGCGTTCGCTTTGCTCGAAACCGAACACCACCAATTGAAGATCCACGCCAATCTGCGGAGCCGCCAGCCCTACCCCGCCTTCGGCGTGCATGGTATCGAACATGTCTTCAACCAGTTGCGCCAATTCAGGCGTGCCGGTTTGCTGCACCGGCTGTGCAATGCGCAGCAGCCGCGAGTCACCCATACGTACGATTTCACGGATCATGGCTTTGCTCCGCGGCGCTTCACGTCGCGGTCAATGCGTTCACGCAGCGCATTGGCCAAGGTGGTGTGGCCCATCGATTTGGCAAAATCGGCGGCGTCCATGCCCAACTGATTCTTCAGCGTGGCATCGGCACCTTCGTCCAGCAACAGCTTCACGGCGTCAAAGTGGTCGTGTCGCGCGGCCATCATCAGCGGCGTGGTCTGGTTCGGTGCAGCGGCGTCGATATAGGCGTAATTGGCGATGAAGAGCTTGATCAGCTCGACATTGCCAATGGTTGCGGCGTAGTGCAGCGGCGTCCAGCCTGCCTGATTGACCTCGGCACCACGCGCAACCAAGGCAGTTGCGCGCGGCACGTCACCCTTGATCGCCAAGTACATCAGCGGGGTTTCCTTGGCCGGGTTCTGGATGTTCAGGTCGATGTCCTTGGCAGCCAGCAGTACATCGTAGACCCCCCAGGCATCTTCCTTGATGGCTTCCATGATGGCGGGGCTGCCGTCTTCGGCACGGGTGTTGGGCGACAGGCCGCGAGACAGTGCCGACTTTACTTTCGGTGCGCGATCGTTACGAACGTCGATAAAGAAGTCGTCGAACTGGCCCGCCGCGCTGGCGTTGCTTGCGCAGCCAGTCACGAACAGCATCGTGGCCATGACAAGCGCGCCAAGGGTGATGCGCCGCGCTGAGGAAACACTTGATATAAATGACATTCGCTTAATCTCTCAAGTCATTGTTTTTATTGGATAACAGCCTCTTCATAGATCACCAAACTTAAAGTGATTTATGAAGTTCTATACAGGATCTCATCATCATGACGACTGCCATAAAAGTTCAAGTCAAACGTGATGAGTACGATCTATCCCGTTGAACAACCGGAAGAAGTTGTCAGACGATATCCGGGCCACGTCCGCAACCGTCATGCCACGCAGTTCGGCGATTTTTTCGGCAACATGAATGACTTTGGATGGGTCGTTTTGCTTGCCACGGAACGGCACCGGTGCCAGATACGGCGAGTCGGTTTCGATCAGCAGCCGGTCAAGCGGCACGGTTCTGGCCACTTCCTGCAAGTCTCGGGCGCTTTTGAAGGTCACGATGCCCGAGAACGAAATATAGAAGTTCATGGCCAGCGCGGCATCGGCAACGGCCTGCGATTCGGTAAAACAGTGCATCACGCCACCGGCTTCCGACGCGCCCTCTTCCTGCATGAGTCGCAAGGTGTCGTCGGCGGCTGCGCGGGTGTGAATGATCAGGGGCTTTCGAGTTTGGCGGGCGGCTTGGATGTGTCGGCGGAAGCGCGCACGCTGCCATTCCAGGTCGCCGGTCAGGCGGAAGTAGTCCAGTCCGGTTTCACCAATGGCAACGACTTTGGGTGCGGCGGCCAGTGCGACGAGTTCGTCGACTGATGGTTCGGGTGTGTCTTCGTAGTCTGGGTGTACGCCTACGGACGCCCACAGGCCGGGCTGGCTGTCGACCATTTGCATGAGGCCGGGCCAGTCTGTCAGGTTGACGCTGACGCACAGGGCTTGGCTGACGCGGTTGACGCGCATGCGGGCCAGGATCTCGGGCAGTTGGGCGGCGAGGTCGGGAAAGTTCAGATGGCAGTGGGAGTCGGCAAACATAAGGGGGAAACGGGGACCAAGCTGGATAGTCAGCAAGCTTAACCCGTTCGGGTCTTGAACCTGGGCTTTACCCCTACGGTGGATTGGGCTCAACTTCTGACGTCTGGTGCGGCTTTCAGGTGCTGCGATGGCTTTGGCTATTTGCCGGGTGCCATTCGTTGTTGCTCGTTTTGTATATGGGTCAGTCGTTGTACGTGGGCCAGTCGTTGTACGTGGGCCAGTCGTTGTACGTGGGCCAGTCGTTGTACGTGGGCCAGTCGTTGTACGTGGGCCAGTCGTTGTACGTGGGCCAGTCGTTGTACGTGGGCCAGTCGTTGTACGTGGGCCAGTCGTTGTACGTGGGCCAGTCGCGGGCATCGGGGGCGCGTCGTCTGCCCCGCTGGACCTACGCGTCGGGTCTCCCGCCCTCCACGTCGTC contains these protein-coding regions:
- the def gene encoding peptide deformylase, with the translated sequence MIREIVRMGDSRLLRIAQPVQQTGTPELAQLVEDMFDTMHAEGGVGLAAPQIGVDLQLVVFGFEQSERNPDAAPVPRTVLINPVITPLSDEIEDGWEGCLSIPGLRGVVPRYRHIRYQGLDADGNIIDREATGFHARVVQHEYDHLVGTLYTMRITDFSRFGFTDVLFPATEA
- a CDS encoding ankyrin repeat domain-containing protein, which codes for MATMLFVTGCASNASAAGQFDDFFIDVRNDRAPKVKSALSRGLSPNTRAEDGSPAIMEAIKEDAWGVYDVLLAAKDIDLNIQNPAKETPLMYLAIKGDVPRATALVARGAEVNQAGWTPLHYAATIGNVELIKLFIANYAYIDAAAPNQTTPLMMAARHDHFDAVKLLLDEGADATLKNQLGMDAADFAKSMGHTTLANALRERIDRDVKRRGAKP
- a CDS encoding TatD family hydrolase, with the translated sequence MFADSHCHLNFPDLAAQLPEILARMRVNRVSQALCVSVNLTDWPGLMQMVDSQPGLWASVGVHPDYEDTPEPSVDELVALAAAPKVVAIGETGLDYFRLTGDLEWQRARFRRHIQAARQTRKPLIIHTRAAADDTLRLMQEEGASEAGGVMHCFTESQAVADAALAMNFYISFSGIVTFKSARDLQEVARTVPLDRLLIETDSPYLAPVPFRGKQNDPSKVIHVAEKIAELRGMTVADVARISSDNFFRLFNGIDRTHHV